Part of the Anopheles gambiae chromosome 3, idAnoGambNW_F1_1, whole genome shotgun sequence genome is shown below.
TagaacaccaacaacaaacacatttgTTTGGAATATTCAATTGATCTTCCTTTTAGTTGGATTGAAGGGCCAGAAGTATTGGGTAAGTATTTCGAAAATGCGAAATAATGCTTGAGTGCGATCAAAGAACATTCTAATCGAAATCTAATAAGAATCTATACTTGCCAGACCCAAAGCTTTGTGTAACCGTTGGTTCATTTGGTCCAACAGTTATTCGCCTCTAAAGAATTCAGTGCTTATAAGTGATTTTATCGTTTCAGTTCAACCACCTACGATTAtgcgtgtttgtttacgtacGTGGGTTGTTCGCAATTGCAGTTTGTACCAACGCCGGATAATAATCactgctcagtagctttttagTGGGCTTCAGGCACAAAAGCAGCTTCAATTATGTTCAGCATCTTTCTAAAAGACATGTGAAAAGAGGATTAGTTTTTAGATTAGGGACTTGCACGGAGAACATTTCCTTCTTACCAAGTGTTTACAAACATGACGCACTCGTGCACGCATCATGAAGAACGGGTTGGTCGCAGGTCCTAGAAAAGAAACCGTAAATAATGTTAATTTCTCCTGAAACAACTTGGAAAGTTCAACGTTACTTCATCGTACCCGTTGCCACACATTTAATTTAGCGGATGATTTACTGTTTGCCTACGATTGTTCAATACACTTGGAGCGGCCAGCAGTGGGGAGCCTGTCATCTAGTAACTGATGCTGTCACATTGACGACGTCCTGCAACTGGCTGCGCGAAGGAGAAAGAAGCAGCGTGCGTGCTTGTCAAACGCACAGCAATAACGCAGACGAAACTGGTCCAATCAAGGTaagctgtgtgtgcgcgtagCGTTTGATCCAGTTTGACGCAACGCAAGCCGCGGTGTGCAATTTTCAACGCGAAAGGATTTTGGTGAAGAAAAAGGTGAAGTACAGTTTTGGTTTGGATTAACCTTCGTCATTGCTTAGAAGTACACATTCCGAGTAAGTACAAAACACAACTAATTCGTgtacgcacacacaagaaAAGCGCTCCAAATTCGCATGTGAGTTCAGGCGCACACGTCAATCCGTCACCGGCAAATGGAACAAGAACCAGTGGCAATAACCTTCCCAATGAACGTGTTTCTTTGTATTTTAGGTTCTGCAACAAGTTTCTCACCTGTTCTTGCCGTTCTTATCAGCACACTATCGCCAACTATTGCGTACCTCAGGCCGGCCGGTGCGCGTGTTTTGGTGTTCACGCGAGTTCGTACCGCAACACAATCGAGCAGCACAGTAAGCAGCCGGGCAGGTAAATGAACGCAACAGAGATGGAGGAGGAATCAGCCCCGGAGCAGCAACTTCCAGCGGAGGTGAAAGATGAATTTGGGCGGAAGCGAATTTTCGGCCAACAAGGCACGCTGCGCCTCATCGAATGTGTTCGCCAACGACCGAAACTGTGGCATCGCCAGTATCTGCGCAGTCGAGCGTCGGGCATCGATGATTGGGAGGACATTCAGCGTACGGAATTCAGCACGATCAGTGGTAAGAAAATGAgctttaaaaatcatttacaaAACAATATTACAATCACCTTCCCGTTTTGTAGTGAATCAGTTGCGCGTGCGCTGGAAAACACTGCGCGATTGCTTCCGCCGGGAGGCTAAACGTATAGAGGATGGCACGATCCCAGCAATCCGCTGGCCACTGTACGACCACATGCAGTTCCTGCACGGTCACTTTCGGCTGAAGAAGAGTAAAGCACGCAAAAACGCTGGAAAGACAGTATGCCGGCCGAAACATGTGTCTTCTCCGCTGCAAAACGATCCCGATGAGACTGAAGTCAAACAGTCGATCAAGTTCGTACCGATCGAGGAGGACATCAAACACGACACAGGTCCCTCTGAAC
Proteins encoded:
- the LOC3291372 gene encoding uncharacterized protein LOC3291372, which translates into the protein MNATEMEEESAPEQQLPAEVKDEFGRKRIFGQQGTLRLIECVRQRPKLWHRQYLRSRASGIDDWEDIQRTEFSTISVNQLRVRWKTLRDCFRREAKRIEDGTIPAIRWPLYDHMQFLHGHFRLKKSKARKNAGKTVCRPKHVSSPLQNDPDETEVKQSIKFVPIEEDIKHDTGPSERSIDEQDVKEEDDTSIDDSEVTYKNKFRPRSSKSASSTSTGGGWVKPDAENPDCRFLMSLTPFLNDLPAEENLKIRIKMLQLVAAANRSSGSGTFVRKDRS